Proteins from one Sylvia atricapilla isolate bSylAtr1 chromosome 1, bSylAtr1.pri, whole genome shotgun sequence genomic window:
- the THRB gene encoding thyroid hormone receptor beta isoform X1: protein MSGYIPSYLDKDELCVVCGDKATGYHYRCITCEGCKGFFRRTIQKNLHPTYSCKYEGKCVIDKVTRNQCQECRFKKCIFVGMATDLVLDDSKRLAKRKLIEENREKRRREELQKTIGHKPEPTDEEWELIKIVTEAHVATNAQGSHWKQKRKFLPEDIGQAPIVNAPEGGKVDLEAFSQFTKIITPAITRVVDFAKKLPMFCELPCEDQIILLKGCCMEIMSLRAAVRYDPESETLTLNGEMAVTRGQLKNGGLGVVSDAIFDLGMSLSSFNLDDTEVALLQAVLLMSSDRPGLVCVERIEKCQEGFLLAFEHYINYRKHHVAHFWPKLLMKVTDLRMIGACHASRFLHMKVECPTELFPPLFLEVFED, encoded by the exons ggTATATACCCAGCTACTTAGACAAGGATGAGCTATGTGTAGTATGCGGGGACAAAGCCACCGGATATCATTATCGCTGCATCACTTGCGAAGGTTGCAAG GGTTTTTTTAGAAGAACCATTCAGAAGAACCTCCATCCAACCTATTCCTGTAAATatgaaggaaaatgtgtgaTAGACAAAGTAACAAGAAATCAGTGCCAGGAATGTCGCTTCAAAAAATGTATCTTTGTTGGCATGGCAACAGATT TGGTGTTGGATGACAGCAAGAGGTTGGCAAAGAGGAAGCTGATAGAAGAAAATCGAGAGAAGAGACGTcgggaagagctgcagaaaaccATTGGGCACAAACCAGAGCCAACAGATGAGGAATGGGAGCTCATCAAAATTGTTACTGAAGCACATGTGGCCACCAATGCACAAGGAAGCCactggaagcagaaaaggaaatttctg CCAGAAGATATTGGGCAGGCACCAATAGTTAATGCCCCAGAAGGTGGGAAAGTGGATTTAGAAGCCTTCAGCCAGTTTACAAAAATTATCACACCAGCGATTACGAGAGTGGTGGATTTTGCCAAAAAGTTGCCTATGTTTTGTGAG ctgccatgTGAAGACCAGATCATCCTTCTGAAAGGCTGCTGTATGGAGATCATGTCCCTCCGAGCAGCAGTTCGCTATGACCCCGAGAGTGAGACTTTAACACTAAATGGGGAGATGGCGGTGACAAGGGGCCAGTTGAAAAATGGGGGTCTTGGCGTAGTGTCTGATGCCATTTTTGACCTGGGCATGtctctttcttcatttaatCTGGATGACACCGAGGTTGCCCTTCTTCAGGCTGTTCTGCTCATGTCATCAG ATCGCCCAGGCCTTGTCTGCGTCGAGAGAATAGAAAAGTGTCAAGAGGGTTTCCTTCTGGCATTCGAACACTAcattaattacagaaaacacCATGTTGCACACTTTTGGCCAAAACTGCTGATGAAAGTGACAGACCTGCGAATGATCGGAGCCTGCCATGCCAGCCGCTTCCTGCACATGAAGGTGGAGTGCCCCACAGAACTGTTCCCTCCATtgttcctggaagtgttcgAGGATTAG
- the THRB gene encoding thyroid hormone receptor beta isoform X2, producing MVAEWAWLKGSASYQCSPVEMHGNTTASGELGNHLLSKTPHLSKILAKPTVCSPAVFAKHPGRGLLLWDRLIHLPDRNQKWNVVGITENRFYRKRHFKNYDIQRNGHQLPQCLHASTWTSTILQPDHTKANFQVMSSAQEYQKEEKKCKGYIPSYLDKDELCVVCGDKATGYHYRCITCEGCKGFFRRTIQKNLHPTYSCKYEGKCVIDKVTRNQCQECRFKKCIFVGMATDLVLDDSKRLAKRKLIEENREKRRREELQKTIGHKPEPTDEEWELIKIVTEAHVATNAQGSHWKQKRKFLPEDIGQAPIVNAPEGGKVDLEAFSQFTKIITPAITRVVDFAKKLPMFCELPCEDQIILLKGCCMEIMSLRAAVRYDPESETLTLNGEMAVTRGQLKNGGLGVVSDAIFDLGMSLSSFNLDDTEVALLQAVLLMSSDRPGLVCVERIEKCQEGFLLAFEHYINYRKHHVAHFWPKLLMKVTDLRMIGACHASRFLHMKVECPTELFPPLFLEVFED from the exons AGTGCAGTCCAGTGGAGATGCACGGGAATACCACAGCatcaggagagctggggaaCCACTTGCTTTCCAAAACTCCACACCTGAGCAAGATTTTGGCAAAGCCAACAGTTTGTAGCCCTGCAGTATTTGCCAAACATCCAGGACGTGGCCTCCTGTTGTGGGACAGACTGATTCACCTTCCtgacagaaatcagaaatggaATGTAGTGGGCATAACAGAAAATCGTTTCTATAGGAAAAGACACTTCAAAAATTATGATATCCAGAGGAATGGACACCAGCTTCCGCAATGCCTACATGCTTCAACTTGGACTAGTACAATTTTACAACCAGACCATACAAAAGCAAACTTTCAAGTCATGTCAAGTGCCCAGGAAtaccaaaaagaagaaaaaaagtgtaaag ggTATATACCCAGCTACTTAGACAAGGATGAGCTATGTGTAGTATGCGGGGACAAAGCCACCGGATATCATTATCGCTGCATCACTTGCGAAGGTTGCAAG GGTTTTTTTAGAAGAACCATTCAGAAGAACCTCCATCCAACCTATTCCTGTAAATatgaaggaaaatgtgtgaTAGACAAAGTAACAAGAAATCAGTGCCAGGAATGTCGCTTCAAAAAATGTATCTTTGTTGGCATGGCAACAGATT TGGTGTTGGATGACAGCAAGAGGTTGGCAAAGAGGAAGCTGATAGAAGAAAATCGAGAGAAGAGACGTcgggaagagctgcagaaaaccATTGGGCACAAACCAGAGCCAACAGATGAGGAATGGGAGCTCATCAAAATTGTTACTGAAGCACATGTGGCCACCAATGCACAAGGAAGCCactggaagcagaaaaggaaatttctg CCAGAAGATATTGGGCAGGCACCAATAGTTAATGCCCCAGAAGGTGGGAAAGTGGATTTAGAAGCCTTCAGCCAGTTTACAAAAATTATCACACCAGCGATTACGAGAGTGGTGGATTTTGCCAAAAAGTTGCCTATGTTTTGTGAG ctgccatgTGAAGACCAGATCATCCTTCTGAAAGGCTGCTGTATGGAGATCATGTCCCTCCGAGCAGCAGTTCGCTATGACCCCGAGAGTGAGACTTTAACACTAAATGGGGAGATGGCGGTGACAAGGGGCCAGTTGAAAAATGGGGGTCTTGGCGTAGTGTCTGATGCCATTTTTGACCTGGGCATGtctctttcttcatttaatCTGGATGACACCGAGGTTGCCCTTCTTCAGGCTGTTCTGCTCATGTCATCAG ATCGCCCAGGCCTTGTCTGCGTCGAGAGAATAGAAAAGTGTCAAGAGGGTTTCCTTCTGGCATTCGAACACTAcattaattacagaaaacacCATGTTGCACACTTTTGGCCAAAACTGCTGATGAAAGTGACAGACCTGCGAATGATCGGAGCCTGCCATGCCAGCCGCTTCCTGCACATGAAGGTGGAGTGCCCCACAGAACTGTTCCCTCCATtgttcctggaagtgttcgAGGATTAG